A portion of the Actomonas aquatica genome contains these proteins:
- a CDS encoding ammonia-forming cytochrome c nitrite reductase subunit c552, producing the protein MKSLTETVERRPWIGWLLFLGTIAGVFAVGLLAASIVERRQETFRTELVQPIADVEPRNGVWGVNFPRQYDSYKRTLEGDFASAHMGSIEIDYLKKNPRMVILWAGYAFSRDYKQGRGHAHAVEDIRNSLRTTVETLPGTCWTCKSTDVPRVIGEIGASAFYGSNIMEMGKEITNAIGCQDCHDPQGMSLRVTRPALVEAFARQGKDINQASHQEMRTLVCAQCHVEYYFKGKDKYLTFPWDKGYSADDMEAYYDAIDFADWVHPLSKTPMIKAQHPDYELYMTGVHAQRGVSCSDCHMPYKSEGGQKFTDHQVRSPLADTAQSCAVCHRENNDTLLTDVYSRQNRVIELLELTENALVAAHIEAKAAWEAGATAEEMKPVLTLIRHAQWRWDWVSSANGYGFHSPVEASRVLGTAVQKAESARNALTRVLFAHGVTDPVAMPDISTKEKAQAYIGLDMDKIHGVKERQKAENFPAWDEAAAEREAQLPAALNADSPRYNEL; encoded by the coding sequence ATGAAGTCCCTTACCGAAACCGTCGAACGCCGCCCTTGGATCGGCTGGCTTCTCTTCCTCGGCACCATCGCCGGTGTCTTCGCCGTCGGCCTGCTCGCCGCTTCCATCGTCGAGCGCCGCCAGGAAACCTTCCGCACCGAACTCGTCCAACCCATCGCCGACGTCGAACCGCGCAATGGCGTCTGGGGCGTCAACTTCCCGCGCCAATACGACTCCTACAAGCGCACCCTCGAGGGCGACTTCGCCTCCGCCCACATGGGCTCCATCGAGATCGACTACCTCAAGAAGAACCCTCGCATGGTCATTCTCTGGGCCGGCTACGCCTTTTCCCGCGACTACAAACAGGGCCGCGGCCACGCTCACGCCGTCGAAGACATTCGCAACTCCCTTCGCACCACCGTCGAAACCCTGCCCGGCACCTGCTGGACCTGCAAATCCACCGACGTTCCCCGCGTCATCGGCGAGATCGGCGCCTCCGCCTTCTACGGCTCGAACATTATGGAGATGGGCAAGGAAATCACCAACGCCATCGGCTGCCAGGACTGCCACGACCCCCAGGGCATGTCTCTGCGCGTCACCCGCCCCGCCCTCGTCGAAGCTTTCGCCCGCCAGGGCAAGGATATCAATCAGGCCTCTCACCAAGAGATGCGCACCCTCGTCTGCGCCCAGTGCCACGTGGAGTATTACTTCAAGGGCAAGGACAAGTATCTCACCTTCCCCTGGGACAAGGGCTACTCCGCCGATGACATGGAAGCCTACTACGACGCCATCGACTTCGCCGACTGGGTGCACCCCCTGTCCAAGACCCCCATGATCAAGGCGCAGCACCCCGACTACGAACTCTACATGACCGGCGTCCACGCCCAGCGCGGCGTCTCCTGCTCCGACTGCCATATGCCCTACAAGAGTGAGGGCGGCCAAAAATTCACCGACCACCAAGTGCGTAGTCCTCTCGCGGATACCGCCCAATCCTGCGCCGTCTGTCACCGCGAGAACAACGACACCCTCCTCACCGATGTCTACAGCCGCCAGAACCGCGTCATCGAGTTGCTCGAACTCACCGAAAACGCCCTCGTCGCCGCTCACATCGAAGCCAAGGCCGCCTGGGAAGCCGGTGCCACCGCCGAGGAAATGAAACCCGTCTTGACCCTCATCCGCCACGCCCAATGGCGCTGGGACTGGGTCTCCTCCGCCAATGGCTACGGCTTCCACTCCCCTGTCGAAGCCAGCCGCGTGCTCGGCACCGCCGTGCAAAAGGCCGAATCCGCCCGCAACGCCCTCACCCGCGTGCTCTTCGCCCACGGCGTGACCGATCCCGTGGCCATGCCCGACATCTCCACCAAGGAAAAAGCCCAGGCCTACATCGGCCTCGACATGGATAAAATCCACGGCGTCAAGGAACGCCAAAAGGCCGAGAACTTCCCCGCCTGGGATGAAGCCGCCGCCGAGCGCGAAGCCCAACTTCCCGCCGCTCTCAACGCCGACTCCCCCCGCTACAACGAACTGTAA
- a CDS encoding cupin domain-containing protein, whose product MANTLFSATAREATQLPAASLQTAPPGGILSQTLLSCVGGKAMHFALDEGEELTEHTNPHQALVIVTRGRLIITAGGEQFELNPGDHLHFPPQLAHAVRAPEPAAFTLLLLKP is encoded by the coding sequence ATGGCCAACACCCTCTTTTCGGCAACCGCGCGCGAAGCGACCCAACTTCCCGCCGCCTCACTGCAAACCGCGCCTCCCGGCGGAATCTTGAGCCAAACCCTGCTCTCCTGCGTCGGCGGCAAAGCCATGCACTTCGCCCTCGATGAAGGCGAAGAACTGACCGAGCACACCAACCCCCACCAAGCACTGGTGATCGTGACCCGCGGCCGCCTCATCATCACGGCCGGCGGCGAGCAATTCGAACTGAACCCCGGCGACCACCTGCATTTCCCGCCCCAACTCGCCCACGCCGTCCGCGCCCCCGAGCCCGCCGCCTTCACGCTCCTGTTGCTCAAGCCCTGA
- a CDS encoding cytochrome c biogenesis protein produces MTWQLFPWIVGGAGTLWLGGFTIGRQKPWPWVLAGTALVIAFLSGLWLHLGRPPLRTLGETRLWFGALLPLCGLAIYMLVRWRWPLAYAVGIATLFLTITALRPETHDRTLMPALQSPFFVPHVVLYLLAYAFLTYAAALAAWAWWQGRRDDDSARQRCRRTLGLAEVGLWLGFSFLSLGLLAGAVWAKEAWGHYWTWDPKETWAFLTWAVYLGYLHLRSEWQARPRRAAAYLALASAVVMVCWFGVNYLPSAQQSVHTYAG; encoded by the coding sequence ATGACCTGGCAACTGTTCCCTTGGATCGTCGGCGGCGCCGGCACGCTCTGGCTCGGCGGCTTTACCATCGGCCGCCAAAAACCATGGCCGTGGGTGCTCGCCGGCACCGCCCTCGTCATCGCCTTTCTCAGCGGCCTATGGCTCCACCTCGGCCGCCCGCCCCTGCGCACCCTCGGCGAAACCCGCCTGTGGTTTGGGGCCCTGCTGCCGCTCTGCGGCCTCGCCATCTACATGCTCGTGCGCTGGCGCTGGCCCCTCGCCTACGCCGTGGGCATCGCGACCTTGTTCCTCACCATCACCGCCCTGCGCCCGGAGACCCACGACCGCACGCTCATGCCCGCCCTGCAGAGTCCGTTCTTCGTGCCGCACGTCGTGCTCTACCTGCTGGCGTATGCGTTTCTCACCTACGCCGCCGCGCTGGCCGCCTGGGCTTGGTGGCAGGGTCGACGCGATGACGACAGCGCCCGGCAGCGTTGCAGACGCACCCTCGGCCTGGCCGAAGTTGGCCTTTGGTTGGGCTTCAGTTTTCTCAGTCTCGGCCTGCTCGCCGGAGCCGTCTGGGCCAAGGAGGCCTGGGGTCACTACTGGACCTGGGATCCCAAGGAAACCTGGGCCTTCCTCACGTGGGCCGTTTATCTCGGCTACCTGCACCTGCGCTCAGAATGGCAGGCTCGCCCCCGTCGCGCCGCCGCCTACCTTGCGCTGGCCAGCGCGGTGGTCATGGTATGTTGGTTTGGCGTCAATTACCTGCCCTCTGCCCAACAGAGTGTGCACACCTACGCCGGCTGA
- a CDS encoding cytochrome c biogenesis protein ResB: protein MSTAATTSPSLLRATLRTLPLGNTWSGAALVLIGTTAAGFGVDFALHHHGFPIPVWPLNGILLAAWIALQLLTYFTLRGTSLLATLAGSRLAVLTLAGLATWGAVLGTFPQITHAHGEPVALYQRVLTAPPFVFLLLLLTGNLAWATLTHLARGLHWSSLFLFNHVGVYVALTAALFGVGDLRRLDLWVSENGFVWQGTDNEAHTTVETPFAIHLQKLTVDYYPPQLTLLHGETGEPLLARGEDLLTLTADSSGTLAGYAIEVFEVTHQAPWSAAADDGVAAARLKVTAPDGRSAEGWVSAGNARVPPLFVGLGDVVATMPELRAHLFQSDFTLVRPDQEPLPASIQVNRPLRVDGWWLYQKGYDTARPDGLRWSQIEAIRDPWLPAVYTGFAFMSLGALLGLGRAAGLLRQLKTLGPEDSA from the coding sequence ATGTCGACCGCCGCGACCACCTCACCGTCCCTGCTCCGCGCCACGCTCCGCACGCTCCCGCTGGGCAACACGTGGAGCGGCGCAGCGCTCGTCCTCATCGGCACCACCGCCGCCGGCTTCGGCGTCGATTTTGCCCTCCACCACCACGGCTTCCCCATCCCCGTCTGGCCGCTCAACGGCATCCTGCTCGCCGCGTGGATCGCCCTCCAACTCCTCACCTACTTCACCCTGCGCGGCACCTCCCTGCTCGCCACCCTCGCCGGCTCCCGCCTCGCCGTGCTCACTCTCGCCGGTTTGGCCACTTGGGGGGCCGTGCTCGGCACCTTCCCCCAGATCACCCACGCCCACGGTGAACCCGTCGCCCTCTACCAGCGTGTGCTCACTGCCCCGCCGTTTGTCTTCCTGCTGCTGCTGCTCACCGGCAACCTCGCCTGGGCCACCCTCACCCATCTGGCCCGCGGCCTCCACTGGTCCTCGCTCTTCCTCTTCAACCACGTCGGCGTTTATGTCGCCCTGACCGCCGCCCTCTTCGGCGTCGGTGACCTCCGCCGCCTCGACCTGTGGGTCAGCGAAAACGGCTTCGTCTGGCAGGGCACCGACAACGAAGCCCACACCACTGTCGAGACGCCCTTCGCGATTCACCTCCAGAAGCTCACCGTCGACTACTACCCGCCGCAACTCACCCTCCTCCACGGCGAAACCGGCGAACCTCTGCTCGCCCGCGGTGAGGACCTTCTCACCCTCACGGCCGACTCCTCCGGCACCCTCGCCGGTTACGCCATCGAGGTCTTCGAGGTCACTCACCAAGCCCCGTGGTCCGCCGCCGCCGACGACGGCGTCGCGGCCGCCCGCCTCAAGGTCACCGCCCCCGATGGTCGCAGCGCCGAGGGCTGGGTCTCCGCCGGCAATGCCCGCGTGCCCCCGCTCTTCGTCGGCCTCGGTGACGTCGTTGCCACCATGCCCGAACTGCGCGCCCACCTGTTTCAATCCGACTTCACCCTCGTGCGTCCCGACCAGGAACCGTTGCCCGCCTCCATTCAAGTCAACCGCCCGCTGCGCGTCGACGGCTGGTGGTTGTATCAGAAAGGGTATGACACCGCTCGACCCGACGGCCTGCGCTGGTCCCAGATTGAAGCCATTCGCGACCCCTGGCTGCCCGCCGTTTACACTGGTTTCGCCTTCATGAGCCTCGGCGCCCTGCTCGGCCTCGGTCGCGCCGCCGGCCTGCTCCGCCAACTCAAAACCCTCGGCCCGGAGGACTCCGCATGA
- a CDS encoding truncated hemoglobin, with product MTTTDSLFDRVGGRDPLLQLLRSFYADVRQHADIGPIFAAHVTDWPNHLEKIANFWSTVLGGPTRYAGPVYHVHKSMPLQPPHFAAWLELWSRHCHIKFPGPIAEELVTVAHNFARRLQS from the coding sequence ATGACCACAACCGATTCCCTCTTCGACCGCGTTGGCGGTCGCGATCCGCTCCTGCAGCTGCTGCGCTCCTTCTACGCCGATGTGCGCCAACACGCCGACATAGGCCCCATCTTCGCCGCCCACGTCACCGATTGGCCGAACCATTTGGAGAAGATCGCCAATTTCTGGAGCACCGTCCTCGGCGGCCCGACGCGCTACGCCGGTCCCGTCTATCACGTCCACAAATCCATGCCGCTTCAGCCGCCTCACTTCGCCGCCTGGTTGGAGCTCTGGAGCCGGCATTGTCACATCAAATTCCCCGGCCCCATCGCCGAAGAACTCGTAACCGTCGCGCACAATTTCGCCCGACGCCTGCAGAGCTGA